GAAATCGCCAAAGAGTACACCTACCGCGTCGCAGCCTTGATGCAAGCAGGAAAAAACCCAATCAAAGAGGTATCGATGGCGAAGAACTTTGCTACTGAGGTGTGTGAAAACGTCACCAACCATGCTGTACAGATTTTTGGCGGCATGGGGTATATGCGCGAATCAACGGTAGAGCGCTTATATCGTGATAGCCGGATTTTATCGATTGGCGGTGGCACAACCGAGGTGATGAAAGAGTTGATCGCCAAACAGATGGGACTCTAAACTACTGCTTTTAACCGACTGCAGATCTTAAAATTATAACTTTAGTCTATCAGCGATGAACTTTTTGGCCCTAACTGTTGGTTTGGTGACCAGGAACGATTATAATTCGCGCCTTTATAATTCAGGAAACACGGACAAAGGTACTTCCATGAACTTTGACAATATCCCAGCAGGCGAAAACGCTCCAGAAGACATTTATGTTGCGATTGAAATTCCTGCGAACAGCAGCCCAATCAAATACGAAATTGACAAAGATCTGGGCGCTTTGATGGTTGACCGTTTTATGGCAACCCCTATGTTCTACCCTGCAAACTACGGTTTTATTCCTCACACATTGGCTGATGACGGCGATGCGCTAGACGTATTAGTTGTAACACCTTACCCAGTAGCGCCAGGTTCAGTGATTCGCTGCCGCCCCGTTGGTGTTCTGAACATGGAAGACGAAGCCGGTGAAGATGCTAAGTTAGTGGCTGTTCCTCACAGCAAAATCACACGTCTTTATGATGACGTTAAAGAAGTTAGCGATCTACCTGAACTACTTCGTGAGCAAATCAAACACTTCTTCGAGAACTATA
This genomic window from Alkalimarinus sediminis contains:
- the ppa gene encoding inorganic diphosphatase — translated: MNFDNIPAGENAPEDIYVAIEIPANSSPIKYEIDKDLGALMVDRFMATPMFYPANYGFIPHTLADDGDALDVLVVTPYPVAPGSVIRCRPVGVLNMEDEAGEDAKLVAVPHSKITRLYDDVKEVSDLPELLREQIKHFFENYKDLENGKWVKVQGWENADAARRAIVGAIAAYNGENGK